The window CTCGAAAATGCCCAGGAGCCGGCCTAACTTCCCCTTGACTCCCGCCTCTTCGTACACCTCTCGGACGGCCGCGCCGCCCGGCTCCTCCTCGGGCTCCATGCCCCCGCCCGGCACGATCCAGCGGTCCGGGTACCGACTGCTACTCACTAACAGCACCTCGTCCTCGCGCTCGCTCCGGAAGCACAGGCACGCCGCCCGCTTCTTGAAGCCCTCCGGGTCGTAGGTGCGCGTCTGGTTCGGCTTGCACTTCATCGTCCAGGCCGCGCGCCGCTGCTCGGtgcctgccgccgccgccgcccggtgcccgccgccgccgccggccggcCGAGGTGCTCCGAGGTGTTCGGGAGAGAAAGGGCCGCGGCgaggggcggggagagaggcGCCTCAGCCCGCGAGCCCCCGGAGCTGGGGGAAGATGAGGCGGGGGGCGGGGacgggggcgggggcgcgcgAGGTACGTCAGTCGGTCCGGCCCCCGCGAGGCCCGAGGGTCCCGGGCGCAGACGCCTGAGTGGAAGAggcgccgcccccgccgccgcccgggaGCCCGGAGCCCGCCACTCAGCGCGCAGCCCACCCGAGTCCCCGGTGCGcgtctgcctccctcctctcctccctcctcagccgCCCGGACCGGGGTTGAGCGAGGTGAGGCGCACTCGCGTGCTCGTCCGCGTCCCCAGGCGCGTGCGCGTTCTGGTCggagggcggggggcgggggcgggggtctCGCGGCTCCCGCCGCTCGCGGCGCCTCGGGCCCACTGCGCAAGCGCCCCGCCCCTCTCGGGCTGGGAACCTCCATCCCCCAGGGTGAAATCCGCCGCATCGTGACTGGGGCCGAGCTGCTGTCCACGTGCGCCTTGGAGCCAGACGCGGCTGTGGCGCGGCCGGTCgtttctcctcaccctccccaccGGGCTGCAGGAAACACACACGCAGTCGTTTCACACACGGTGAGGCCGGTCCTGTACGGATGCTCATCGTCATCTCCCACGGTGAAGAGTACCTGCTTATTTTAGGAAGGCCCCGGTTGGGTCAAGATGATCCTCCGTGTTCTTGGCGAAATAGTACCTCATGTTTGCTGAGTCACATCATGCGGGTTCATTTCTTCAACAGGTTCTTCACCTTGCCAGGCGTCTTGGCACAGCCCATATCTGAACCCTTTTCTTGAACCCCTGTTGACATCTTACCTAACCTCTGGTCCTCGGATTCCTCACCAGTAAACTCCACGCCTGCTTAGTTCAGACCTTTGCACTTGGGGTCCTATTCACCAACAGCTGGAGAAGCAGCGTAAGTAGTGTTTTATTAAATCCCAGGAATCTCCATCGTCCACacactccagcctcctctctctttctcactgagAAGTGCTGGTTGGGGTTTTGGAAAACATGCCTATGGCAATCccttcatattttacattttgatttttagaagCCTCCTGGCCTGGGACTCCAGCAAGGCCACATGGTGCTCTCTCACCTGTGTTTGGTTGTCCAGCCCTCTTGGGCAGAAGTGGCCCCCCACAGCCCCAGATGTGACAACCTAAAGCCTTCCCGTTCCTTTGAATTGTTCCTTACTGTTTCCCTGCACTCACAGTAGCCTTGTGGAGAAGACCTCTGATGTCCTCTACCCTTTGGCCTATTGCAACTTAGGCATGTTTCTGTCTCTCTTACCCACAG is drawn from Camelus ferus isolate YT-003-E chromosome X, BCGSAC_Cfer_1.0, whole genome shotgun sequence and contains these coding sequences:
- the LOC102521473 gene encoding diphosphoinositol polyphosphate phosphohydrolase 3-beta isoform X2 gives rise to the protein MKCKPNQTRTYDPEGFKKRAACLCFRSEREDEVLLVSSSRYPDRWIVPGGGMEPEEEPGGAAVREVYEEAGVKGKLGRLLGIFEQNQDRKHRTYVYVLTVTEILEDWEDSVSIGRKREWFKIEDAIKVLQCHKPVHAEYLEKLKLGGSPTNGNSMAPSLPESDP